The Herbaspirillum sp. RTI4 genome has a segment encoding these proteins:
- a CDS encoding HypC/HybG/HupF family hydrogenase formation chaperone gives MCLAIPVLVVEILPNQQAVIDLDGVRKEISIALLDSVEVGDYVILHVGYAIGKLDAEEALSTLALFGELGMIKARSEEVFL, from the coding sequence ATGTGCTTAGCAATCCCGGTTTTGGTGGTGGAAATACTTCCGAATCAGCAGGCAGTCATTGATCTCGATGGCGTGCGCAAGGAAATTTCCATTGCACTGCTCGATTCTGTTGAAGTAGGCGATTATGTGATCCTGCACGTTGGCTACGCGATTGGCAAACTCGATGCGGAGGAAGCCCTGAGTACGCTGGCCTTATTTGGTGAGTTGGGAATGATCAAAGCCAGATCAGAG
- a CDS encoding carbamoyltransferase HypF: MSILFQPLPSTTTTSIAASRTILACGAWLKNTACLLRSDGVCWSPVHGDLGDPANRLALEQSVAQLVVQANGSIVAVAHDLHPDFFSTRLAQRIAGELGVPAMAVQHHHAHIGVLMAEYGLQEPVIGLALDGVGLGTDGLAWGGELLLVDGASWRRIGHLGALALPGGDAAAREPWRMAAAVLHALGRGDEIASRFSASVGVMAARTVQTMLQRGFNCPQTTGAGRWFDAAAGALGISVKQSVEAEAAMALEKMAADYLVAHGEPENSGCYVPEANGKLDLLPLLAHLFACEDSGDPQTVARGAVLFHLVLADALIAWADQAARLHRAKIIALGGGCFFNRILTERLVKGLSRRGLKVLLPKTVSCGDSGSALGQAWVARQQLQADCALANQEPLMM, from the coding sequence TTGAGCATCTTGTTTCAGCCTCTGCCATCGACTACAACGACGTCAATCGCAGCTTCGAGGACGATACTCGCCTGCGGTGCCTGGCTCAAAAATACCGCCTGTCTGTTGCGCAGCGACGGCGTGTGTTGGTCTCCCGTGCATGGGGATCTGGGGGACCCCGCTAATCGACTGGCCCTGGAGCAGTCAGTGGCGCAACTGGTGGTGCAGGCAAATGGTTCTATCGTTGCAGTCGCGCATGATTTGCATCCGGATTTTTTCAGCACGCGATTGGCGCAGCGGATTGCCGGAGAGCTCGGTGTGCCGGCAATGGCGGTTCAACATCATCATGCGCACATCGGTGTGTTGATGGCCGAATATGGATTGCAGGAGCCGGTAATCGGTCTGGCGCTCGATGGTGTCGGGCTGGGTACGGATGGCCTGGCTTGGGGCGGGGAACTGTTATTGGTAGACGGAGCTTCATGGCGGCGTATCGGCCATCTGGGTGCGCTGGCATTGCCGGGGGGAGATGCGGCAGCGCGTGAGCCGTGGCGAATGGCGGCAGCAGTGCTGCATGCATTGGGACGCGGCGATGAAATTGCGAGCAGATTTTCAGCCAGTGTCGGAGTCATGGCCGCACGCACGGTGCAGACCATGCTGCAACGCGGATTCAATTGTCCGCAGACCACCGGTGCAGGCCGCTGGTTCGATGCCGCAGCGGGTGCGCTCGGCATTAGCGTCAAGCAAAGTGTTGAAGCCGAAGCGGCCATGGCATTGGAAAAAATGGCCGCAGACTATTTGGTAGCGCATGGCGAGCCGGAGAACAGCGGATGCTATGTGCCGGAGGCTAACGGCAAGCTCGACTTGCTGCCGCTATTGGCGCACTTGTTTGCCTGTGAGGATAGTGGCGATCCGCAAACCGTAGCGCGTGGCGCAGTATTGTTTCATCTGGTATTGGCGGATGCCTTGATCGCGTGGGCCGATCAGGCTGCTCGATTGCACAGAGCAAAAATCATTGCACTGGGTGGAGGGTGTTTTTTCAACCGCATTTTGACTGAGCGCCTGGTCAAAGGATTGAGCCGACGCGGATTGAAGGTATTGCTACCGAAAACAGTTTCTTGCGGGGATAGTGGCTCGGCGCTTGGTCAGGCGTGGGTAGCACGGCAGCAATTGCAGGCGGATTGCGCTCTGGCAAACCAGGAACCGCTGATGATGTGA